From Deltaproteobacteria bacterium, one genomic window encodes:
- a CDS encoding HAMP domain-containing protein → MKRGLERKLLAYFLLIVIAALMIGVEFTFEMSRSDLKEEIWQNISAAKTNASDESVHKQDVDPLAKLRTKVVVMFGVLTLVVAIVLLMFVRNITMPLQRMVDAANHINEGDLSQVIEIETDNEIGQLGTAINELTSNLQEVSALTHSSCKHMLETLDSIRRSCGNSKEISLAHAGQFDRLEKELNSLKNFSGEFELLETDLNNLD, encoded by the coding sequence ATGAAACGGGGACTCGAAAGAAAGCTTCTTGCCTATTTCCTGCTCATCGTCATTGCTGCCTTGATGATCGGCGTCGAGTTCACCTTTGAAATGAGCAGAAGCGACCTGAAAGAGGAAATATGGCAAAACATCTCTGCCGCAAAGACAAATGCTTCAGATGAAAGTGTGCACAAACAAGATGTTGACCCCCTTGCAAAACTAAGAACCAAGGTTGTTGTCATGTTCGGCGTCTTGACGCTGGTCGTAGCTATTGTGCTGCTCATGTTTGTCAGAAATATTACCATGCCTTTACAACGGATGGTTGACGCCGCAAACCATATAAACGAAGGGGACTTAAGTCAGGTCATAGAGATAGAAACGGACAATGAGATAGGACAATTGGGAACGGCGATCAATGAGTTAACAAGTAACTTGCAGGAAGTTTCCGCCCTTACCCATAGTTCCTGTAAACATATGCTGGAGACCCTTGACTCGATCCGGCGCTCTTGCGGGAACAGCAAAGAAATAAGTTTGGCCCATGCAGGCCAATTTGACCGTCTGGAAAAGGAACTCAACTCTTTGAAAAATTTTTCCGGAGAATTTGAGCTTCTTGAAACAGACCTGAATAATCTGGACTGA
- a CDS encoding ParA family protein, whose amino-acid sequence MIRAIIAVVSQKGGVGKTTTALNLAASLADEGHRTLLIDMDPQGCVGTGLGLFRSKTNGGIFEVFTDHCPMSSVIYKTKMPNMYIVPSNVWTGEREDALRLAGKQWRTMDFALKPMHEKFNYVIIDCPPSAGTMTVNALAAANYVIIPVQCEYHAVNTLPLITKRVELIRRKVNPRLKTIRFLLTMFDGRTNLAKTIVLKVRQSLKGQLIPVVIPRNVKLAESVGAGVPTLMFDSKSAGAKAYGRVAEMLIRDTVKPGGP is encoded by the coding sequence ATGATTCGTGCCATTATTGCTGTCGTAAGCCAAAAAGGCGGCGTCGGAAAAACAACTACAGCACTTAACCTGGCTGCCAGCCTTGCCGATGAAGGACACCGGACCCTTTTAATCGATATGGATCCCCAGGGATGCGTCGGGACCGGCCTTGGACTTTTCAGGTCTAAAACCAATGGTGGGATATTTGAGGTATTTACAGACCATTGTCCTATGAGTTCCGTTATTTATAAAACAAAAATGCCTAACATGTATATTGTTCCATCCAATGTTTGGACCGGTGAACGGGAGGACGCCCTGCGTCTTGCAGGAAAACAGTGGCGGACGATGGATTTCGCCCTGAAACCGATGCATGAAAAATTTAATTATGTCATCATAGATTGCCCTCCCTCAGCAGGAACAATGACTGTAAATGCCCTCGCTGCGGCAAATTACGTTATTATTCCCGTTCAGTGTGAATATCATGCCGTAAACACACTGCCTCTAATTACCAAACGTGTTGAACTGATCAGGCGAAAGGTCAACCCCAGGCTTAAGACAATACGTTTTCTGCTGACCATGTTTGACGGGCGGACAAACCTTGCTAAAACCATTGTTCTTAAGGTCAGGCAAAGTCTGAAAGGACAGTTGATTCCTGTCGTTATCCCCCGAAACGTCAAATTGGCCGAATCGGTGGGAGCAGGGGTTCCGACACTCATGTTTGACAGTAAGTCCGCCGGGGCCAAGGCGTACGGCAGGGTGGCTGAAATGCTTATCAGAGATACTGTAAAACCTGGCGGGCCTTAA
- a CDS encoding cell wall metabolism sensor histidine kinase WalK — protein MSKDSANSSENNTKEWRGDERRSKESQMKNGRLFFFNQRPFSKLKKKLLIYFLLIAFVSLVVGLEMIWEVGEPKLLDQILANITEVRPHIELNKSELEKTFKPIRELQVRMMILLFIVATSISVTLLIFIKNIANPLDDMVLAAKELRDGNLSATVPVMSKDEIGQLGECFNDLAVNLQEVLLFVGAVDHDMTNILEKIEENRPEENNENRKLNEQLDLMAEKMDELKEMVQAFDYYNVVYDGEHVKGNEPDHILEKFKDLT, from the coding sequence ATGTCAAAAGATTCTGCTAATAGCTCAGAGAATAATACTAAAGAGTGGCGGGGAGATGAACGCCGAAGCAAGGAAAGCCAAATGAAAAACGGGAGGCTGTTTTTCTTTAACCAGCGGCCTTTTTCCAAATTAAAAAAGAAGCTGCTTATCTATTTTCTTCTCATTGCTTTTGTATCATTGGTAGTGGGTCTGGAAATGATATGGGAAGTGGGAGAACCTAAGCTTTTAGATCAGATTTTAGCAAATATTACCGAAGTACGCCCTCACATTGAACTAAATAAATCAGAGTTGGAGAAGACATTCAAACCGATAAGAGAGTTGCAGGTGAGAATGATGATTCTTCTCTTTATTGTGGCAACATCAATTAGTGTAACCCTCCTGATTTTCATAAAAAACATTGCCAATCCACTGGACGATATGGTCCTTGCCGCAAAGGAACTTCGCGACGGCAACCTTAGCGCTACCGTACCCGTTATGTCAAAGGATGAGATCGGTCAACTTGGCGAGTGCTTTAATGACCTTGCCGTTAACTTACAGGAAGTCCTGCTCTTTGTGGGTGCTGTAGACCACGATATGACAAATATCCTGGAAAAAATAGAGGAAAACAGACCTGAGGAAAACAATGAGAACCGGAAACTCAATGAACAACTCGATCTTATGGCCGAAAAGATGGATGAACTGAAGGAAATGGTCCAGGCCTTTGATTATTACAACGTTGTCTATGATGGTGAACATGTAAAAGGAAATGAGCCGGACCATATTCTGGAGAAGTTCAAGGATCTCACGTGA
- a CDS encoding sulfite exporter TauE/SafE family protein — translation MTGDILAFLEGSLIYWKIFPVAIVIASLANSSGFGGGIIFQPIFIGIMGLHPAQGVATGMLTELCGMSSGAIRYFRQKQIEFDIAFSLIIFGIPGLIIGNHLLTILSPGILKFIFGSLVLTIAIWTFVSAIQRKKGTRYAIGVDEVYPVFWVPFLGGISSGVSSVGTAESMFPLLERYLKVQPHRAIATAILIEAAMNWLATALNLSSGLIRWEVAIYTIPGVIIGGQIGPQIARWLPSLTLKYLFGTAIAITAIHMIYKSLM, via the coding sequence GTGACTGGTGATATACTTGCTTTTTTAGAAGGATCACTCATTTACTGGAAGATCTTTCCTGTCGCCATTGTAATCGCATCACTTGCAAACAGCAGCGGATTTGGGGGCGGGATCATTTTCCAGCCTATCTTTATCGGTATTATGGGACTTCACCCTGCCCAGGGAGTGGCCACAGGCATGCTTACGGAATTGTGCGGCATGTCTTCCGGGGCCATACGATATTTCAGGCAGAAGCAGATAGAGTTCGACATTGCATTCTCCTTGATCATTTTCGGTATACCGGGACTGATTATCGGTAATCATCTGCTGACTATTTTAAGCCCCGGCATATTAAAGTTTATATTTGGCTCCCTTGTCCTCACCATAGCTATATGGACCTTTGTATCGGCAATTCAAAGGAAGAAAGGCACAAGGTATGCTATCGGAGTAGATGAAGTCTATCCCGTATTTTGGGTGCCCTTTTTAGGCGGTATTTCCAGCGGCGTTTCATCCGTAGGAACAGCAGAGAGTATGTTTCCTTTGCTGGAAAGGTATTTAAAGGTCCAACCCCACCGTGCGATTGCAACGGCCATACTGATTGAAGCAGCCATGAACTGGCTCGCCACAGCGCTAAACCTTTCCTCCGGGCTGATCCGCTGGGAAGTGGCTATATATACCATTCCCGGAGTGATTATCGGCGGGCAGATCGGTCCGCAAATAGCCAGGTGGCTGCCATCACTAACGCTGAAATATCTCTTCGGAACGGCCATAGCAATTACTGCGATTCACATGATCTACAAAAGCCTTATGTGA
- a CDS encoding response regulator — MGKRVLIVDDSAFMRKRLRKEIESHDAEVVGEAKNGDDAVELYQKLKPDLVTMDVTMRGKDGLSASKEILSLDPGAKIVVVTILQEDDYKKIASALGVIGFIAKGDIGSLKGILDKI, encoded by the coding sequence ATGGGTAAAAGGGTACTGATTGTGGATGATTCGGCATTTATGCGGAAACGGCTTAGAAAAGAGATCGAATCACATGACGCTGAAGTTGTCGGTGAGGCAAAAAACGGTGACGACGCAGTCGAGCTTTACCAGAAATTAAAACCGGACCTGGTCACAATGGACGTTACCATGCGTGGCAAGGACGGGCTAAGCGCCAGCAAAGAGATACTGTCGCTTGATCCCGGCGCCAAAATAGTTGTCGTTACCATACTGCAAGAAGATGATTACAAAAAAATAGCAAGCGCCCTTGGAGTCATCGGCTTTATAGCCAAAGGTGACATCGGCAGCTTAAAGGGTATCCTGGACAAAATTTAA